GTCGAAGGAAGGAGACACCAGGAACTCGGTTCCGGCGGGCGCGTAGAAATCGTCGAGGCTGTTGCCGCTCCAGGTTCCCGCTGCCACCGCAACTTGGACGTCCAAGTCGACCAAGAGCGTGCCCTTGCAGTAGCCGCCAAACTCCGAAAGGTCGATGCCGCCGCCCCCGCTGCCAGAGTCGTCGCTGGACCCGCATCCGGCAGCAGCAAGCCCAAGCAGCATCGATACGGCGATTCGCTTCACCATCAGTTCCTCCTCAGCTCGGGAACGCCCCACCAACAGGGTAATTCAGCTGGACCCCGAGCGCCGAGGAAAGAGCGGATGTGAGTGTCCCAGGGGACCCCGACCATGACCAAACCCTGGGGCATGACGCAGCGCTGCGAGGACATAGTCGCGAGCTCGTGCGACGGCGTGGCGCAAGGTGTGACCTTCTCCGATGCCACAGGCGATCGCCGACGCCAGGGTGCATCCCGTTCCGTGAGTCGAGCGCGTGTCGATGCGCTCGCTCTCGAACCAGTACTCCTCACCGTCAGCCGTACGCAGCAGGTCTCGCACACGCTCCGTCTCGAGGTGCCCCCCTTTGACGAGCACGGCCCCAGCACCGCGACTCAGCAGCGCATCCGCTACCGCGCCAAAATCATCCCAAGTTTCCACATGGATACCTGTCAACGCGATCGCTTCAGGTACGTTCGGCGTGACGACAGCAGCGCGTGGCAGCAGATCCTCCACGATGCTGCGAGCGACGTCGGAGTCTGCCAGCCGACCGCCGGAGGTCGCGACCAACACTGGATCGACGACGATGGGGATTTGCGAGCTACGGAGGGCCTTGCACACGGCTTTCACTGCGCCGCGCGTGGGCAGCATCCCGGTCTTGATGACGTCCGCACCGATATCGCTCAGCGTGACCTCGATTTGACGCTCGACGAGCCATCCCTCGATCGCCTCAACCTCAGCGACCTCGAGGGTGTTTTGTGCGGTGATGGCGGTGATGGCGGTCATCGCGTAGCCACCAAGCATGCTGACGGTCTTGATGTCAGCTTGAATGCCTGCTCCCCCGCTCGAGTCGCTGCCAGCGACGATTAGCACGCGAGGCGGTGCCTCCTCTTGCTCCTGTTCCATGACCGCCAGAGACCGCAGCTACAGCAAGAAATCAAGCAAGGGCTGAGCGAACGGGTCCCGAAGTGTTGACGTGAAATTCGCTCAAGGACCCTCAACGACGGCCGTTCACTGCCATGTCGGAGGACCATCCGCATGGACAGCACCTACCCCAGATCGGCTCTGCTGAGTCTTCAACCGACGGCCAACACGGCGGTACCGCGAGCTCCCCGACGCGGACGGAGACCGCTGGGAGTCGCGCTGGGGGCGGTTGCCCTGATCGGTCTAGGATCGATAGCGCAGGACAAAGCTGAGCCTCCTCAGGCCCAGATCGTCAGCGGCGCCGCCGAGCTGCGCTACACGGAGACCGGGTACCCTCAGCGCTGGGCCGCCAAGAGCCTCACGCTCAGCGTAGAGGCCGACCTCTCTAGGATTTCTCCGGACGCCGTGGGAGCGGCTTCTCGAGCTGTCGCCGTTTGGCAAGAGCAAGCGGAGCTGCCGCGAGTCTCACTGGAGAGCGAAGCGCCAGCAGAACAGAGCGAAGACGACGCGGAGGTGCCGCGCCTCGACGCCGCGGATCTAGTTCCCGACGGAAAAAACACGATCGGCTACCGACGCCTGAACCTGCCGGGTCACCGTAAGGATCTAGCAATCACCGTTGCCTACTCCGACCCACGAACTGGTGAGGTGGTCGAGGCGGATATCTACGTCAACGCGCGCCGTGACTTTGGGATGCTGAACGAAAGCCGGGAGGTCGTTCCTAGCTGCGCGACCACGAACTCGAGCAGCCAGTGTGGAAGTCGCTACGACCTCCAGAGCGTGCTCACTCATGAGCTCGGGCACTTTTTCGGGCTGGGCGAGGACGTCGCCGACCCGTTGAGCACGATGTATGAGTGCACCAGCGCGTGTGAGACTCACAAGCGAGCGCTGACACCACCTGACCAGCTCAGCGCGGCTGAGCTCTACCTCGCGGCATCCCCTGAGGAGCCGCAGGCCGGTGGCTGCAGCGTGCGGTCTAGTCGCACACCTTCCCCAATCACCTGGACACTGCTCGCGGGCTTCGTGCTGCTGGTCGCCCGCCGACGGTCCCGCACTAGAGCGTGATCGGCGCCGTTGCCCGCGGCGGACGCGAAGTGAGCAATCGGATCGCAGGCCGCGCCGACAGCCGATGACCATCGAGCGCGAGCAGCCGCGCGTCGGCCGAACGCGATACGCCGGGCCGCAGGATGGCCGCACGGAATTTTTCTCCGCGCTGACGCGTGAGGGGTAGAGCCGCGTCAACTGCGCCTGATTGGCCCAACAACCAATCGACGACCGCATAGGCCAAGAAGCGCCCTGCGAGCGCCGCTGGCTCCATGCCGGGACAATTCGTAAGCCGGGGATCCGTCGCCCAGAAGACGGGCGCATTTAGCCCGGTGAGGCGCGCCGAAACCTGCCCCGCGAGTCGGTCCAGATCCTGCTTGGGATTTGCTAACGCGCGGCGCTCGAACGTCATCCAAGCAATGCTTTGACGCAGCTCGAACAGGCTCCGAGTACGAAGCGCGTGGCCGACACGGAAAGCTTGGCGCGCGGGTAGCTTCGCGTACCTCTCGAGCATGCGCTGGTCCATCAACAACCCCGCAAACACCTCGGGGATGGCGCGGTCGAAGGTCGGCGCCGCCAGTCCCGGTAGCCAAGGGTAGCCCTTCAACACGGGCTCTGACTCCGCCACATAGTTGAACTGAGCAAGGCGCCCGAGCTCCAACATCACCATTCGCCAGTGCGCGAACCCCTCAGCGGAGCGTACCAACGGCCTAAGCCCCGCCGGGATACTGACGGGCAGGCTCAACGCTTCCCCAAGGCAATAGATCGATCGCGCGCCGGTCCCAGCGTCAATGTGGGTGAGGTTGCCAATCGAGCGCGCCAAAGCGTTCAGACCGAGATCCGTCGCCACGCCGTGAGCCAGTTCACTGGCCTGCTCTCGAGGAAACCAGCGCACAGGCAGCGTGGTGAGACGATCCAGCGCCAGGGCAGAGTCGTAGGGAGCGTAACTACCCCGACGGCGCCCCACACCAACTCGCATCATGCGTTGTAGCGACCGAGCGACGCCGCGCGTCTCGTCGTCTGTCGCGCGCACGAAAGCTTGCGCCAGCTCCTCCAGGCTCGAAAGCTGAACGCGGCGTACACGCAGCAGCGCCTCGTAGTAGTCCTCCCCGAGCTCTCGCGCCCGTGCCTTACGCCGATGGAGTAGCTCCTTTGCGATGGGTGCGGACCGGCGCTGAAGCTCGGTGAGCGCCTGCACGGCCAGATCACGCTGCTGCGGTTCTTTGGCTCGCACCATGGCATCGACCTGATCGCGCTCGAGGGACTCCTGGCCAACGCTCACGGGCGCTTGTTGGGCTGCTCTGAGCCTTCGCTCGAGCGCGGTCGTTTCGGCGTCTTCCAGCAGAGCACCGCCCAGTGCACCGAGCTGCCAACTCCGGCTAGCCGCCGGGGGGAGCAGCGCTTCGTGATACTCCAGAAGGCGCTCGGCCCGGGTCAGCAAGCGCGCCTCGCGAGCGCGACAGTCCGCCAGGCGGCGTTCGCCATCCGCCTGATGCTCGAGGGCACGAAGTACTGCGCCAGCGTGGTCAATCATCAGCGCTTCATACTGAAGGCTGAGCTTCGTCATCTGTTGCCGAGCGGATTCACGGTCGGGCACCGCTTCAAAGGGCGCTGGGCGCGCCTCAGGAAGGCACCCAGGCAGTACCGCGCCGACGGAGACGCTCGTGAGGAAACTCAAGACTTCCCTACGGGTGGTCATCGCGCAAGCTCTCCACGGGTCGCCGATATCTGTTGTAGATCGACGCCCCGTCCCCAGCGCCCAGC
This Polyangiaceae bacterium DNA region includes the following protein-coding sequences:
- the thiD gene encoding bifunctional hydroxymethylpyrimidine kinase/phosphomethylpyrimidine kinase — encoded protein: MEQEQEEAPPRVLIVAGSDSSGGAGIQADIKTVSMLGGYAMTAITAITAQNTLEVAEVEAIEGWLVERQIEVTLSDIGADVIKTGMLPTRGAVKAVCKALRSSQIPIVVDPVLVATSGGRLADSDVARSIVEDLLPRAAVVTPNVPEAIALTGIHVETWDDFGAVADALLSRGAGAVLVKGGHLETERVRDLLRTADGEEYWFESERIDTRSTHGTGCTLASAIACGIGEGHTLRHAVARARDYVLAALRHAPGFGHGRGPLGHSHPLFPRRSGSS